The following coding sequences lie in one Caproicibacterium argilliputei genomic window:
- a CDS encoding recombinase family protein, with protein sequence MKNAVIYARYSSDAQKETSITDQLRDCRKYAQEQGYTIVHEYCDEAATGKNDEREQFQQMLLDSAKELFEVVIVWKLDRFARNRNESALNKLKLKKNGVRVLSAMEHIPEGPEGIILESVLEGLAEYYIYDLVEKTTRGQRGLALQAKHVGGHPLLGYTVDKDKNYVVDEYNAETVRMIFRMYASGNSYSQIIDTLNNQGRKTSVGKPFGKNSLHDILKNERYIGIYTYSKIPRKNGKRNSHAENGEDKLIRIPGGMPAIINNEDWERVQKRMKSNKKAPAAHKAKVDYLLSGKIFCGECGGAMVGESSGTTGKYNYYVCNAKKRLRNCKKKDIRKEVIESAVLDFTVNYVLSEEVCNALADMAHAESMKESGNKETIAAIKHQQLKNKAELDNMLNAIKAGIFTKSTKELLEQLEHEKDFLAEQLEEAKFFNSEALSKEAVSKWLSQFKKGNVNDVVFCHRLIETFINAVYVYDNGTVTVTYNWDSENEHKIPFSDLKQSSSAAPTPRNSGFSPGFGGFFIPSFLAFGQVLSELIVQGSRLKKPRKLFFCFRGSYSTLQLLQRFSVKPFLYASIICKISDFGRTPTDCAVSCPFFRKASVGMLMT encoded by the coding sequence TTGAAAAACGCTGTAATTTACGCACGCTACTCTAGCGATGCACAAAAAGAAACCAGCATCACTGATCAGCTGCGGGACTGTAGAAAATACGCGCAGGAGCAGGGATATACGATTGTTCACGAATATTGCGACGAAGCTGCAACCGGAAAAAATGATGAACGCGAACAGTTTCAGCAAATGCTTTTGGACAGTGCAAAAGAACTATTTGAAGTCGTTATCGTTTGGAAGTTAGATAGATTTGCACGTAACCGCAACGAAAGCGCATTGAACAAGCTAAAGCTAAAAAAGAATGGTGTACGTGTCTTATCAGCCATGGAACATATCCCCGAAGGTCCGGAAGGGATTATCTTAGAATCTGTTCTCGAAGGTCTCGCCGAATATTATATTTATGATCTGGTTGAAAAAACCACGCGTGGTCAGCGTGGACTTGCGCTCCAGGCGAAACACGTTGGTGGTCACCCTCTACTTGGCTATACAGTCGACAAAGATAAAAATTACGTCGTTGATGAATACAATGCCGAAACGGTGCGAATGATTTTCAGAATGTACGCAAGTGGAAACTCTTATTCGCAAATTATTGACACTCTAAACAATCAGGGACGAAAAACATCTGTTGGGAAGCCGTTTGGTAAGAATTCGTTGCACGACATACTCAAAAATGAACGATATATCGGTATTTACACATACAGCAAAATTCCTCGAAAAAATGGAAAGCGAAACAGCCATGCTGAAAACGGTGAGGACAAATTAATTCGTATTCCCGGCGGGATGCCAGCTATTATCAATAATGAAGATTGGGAAAGGGTGCAAAAAAGAATGAAATCAAATAAAAAAGCACCGGCAGCACATAAAGCGAAGGTAGATTACTTGCTCTCTGGAAAAATCTTCTGCGGAGAATGCGGCGGGGCTATGGTTGGAGAAAGCAGCGGAACTACAGGCAAGTATAATTATTACGTCTGCAACGCGAAAAAGCGTCTGCGTAATTGCAAGAAGAAAGATATCCGCAAAGAAGTCATTGAATCTGCTGTCTTGGATTTCACAGTGAATTATGTTCTGTCAGAGGAAGTCTGCAATGCCTTGGCAGATATGGCACATGCCGAATCTATGAAGGAAAGCGGAAATAAAGAAACGATTGCGGCTATTAAACATCAACAGTTAAAAAATAAGGCTGAACTTGATAACATGCTTAATGCGATAAAGGCCGGAATTTTTACCAAAAGTACAAAAGAACTCTTGGAACAGCTTGAACATGAAAAGGATTTCCTTGCAGAGCAGCTTGAAGAAGCAAAATTTTTCAATTCGGAAGCGCTTTCAAAAGAAGCAGTGTCTAAATGGCTCAGTCAATTCAAAAAGGGGAATGTTAATGACGTAGTGTTCTGCCACCGATTAATTGAAACATTTATCAATGCCGTATATGTTTATGATAATGGTACAGTGACTGTAACTTATAATTGGGACAGCGAGAATGAACACAAAATTCCTTTTTCGGATTTGAAGCAATCAAGTTCAGCGGCACCAACCCCCCGAAACTCAGGATTTTCACCGGGATTCGGGGGCTTTTTTATACCCTCTTTTCTCGCGTTCGGACAGGTACTGTCCGAATTGATTGTGCAGGGCAGCCGACTAAAAAAGCCCCGAAAGCTGTTTTTTTGCTTTCGGGGTTCTTATTCCACACTGCAATTGTTGCAGCGGTTTTCTGTGAAACCGTTTCTTTACGCTTCAATCATCTGCAAAATATCCGACTTCGGCCGGACACCGACAGACTGTGCCGTCAGCTGTCCGTTTTTCAGGAAAGCCAGCGTTGGAATGCTCATGACCTGA
- a CDS encoding zinc ribbon domain-containing protein, protein MKCPKCGFEAGEAKFCPECGEKLKGPDEKRNTVIASFISKHKFPIIITCAIIVTVAISLSLNQTIKPAVSSAPTLQSSVDPATDYKPLTSGKFYEAIKKLNESWSSDEDMKGAAATPYINGKNRIEVSFNPSSSATSDFDRVQMASQFVSLSYLITTNISDYPELSDGIYMEMRGHARIAIMITTATGQITTIPTHEDSDAELNEAFKAAYDTKFSAYNLDY, encoded by the coding sequence ATGAAATGTCCGAAATGCGGTTTCGAAGCCGGAGAGGCAAAATTTTGTCCAGAATGTGGGGAAAAGCTGAAAGGCCCTGATGAAAAAAGGAATACAGTCATCGCATCATTCATAAGCAAACATAAATTTCCGATTATCATTACGTGCGCAATAATTGTTACCGTAGCAATTAGCCTTTCACTTAACCAAACTATTAAACCAGCAGTTTCTTCCGCTCCTACTTTACAAAGTTCTGTTGACCCTGCAACTGACTATAAGCCATTAACATCAGGAAAGTTTTATGAAGCAATTAAAAAGTTAAATGAGTCATGGAGTTCCGATGAGGATATGAAAGGTGCAGCCGCGACTCCATACATAAACGGTAAGAACCGTATAGAAGTATCGTTTAATCCCTCAAGCAGTGCAACTTCCGACTTTGACCGCGTGCAGATGGCATCACAATTCGTTTCTCTATCTTATCTAATTACGACTAACATCTCAGATTATCCTGAACTGAGCGATGGAATTTACATGGAGATGAGAGGACACGCTAGAATTGCAATCATGATAACTACAGCGACTGGACAAATCACTACGATCCCCACTCATGAAGATTCCGACGCCGAACTGAATGAAGCCTTTAAGGCAGCATACGATACTAAATTTTCAGCATACAACTTAGATTATTGA
- a CDS encoding ImmA/IrrE family metallo-endopeptidase: MIDFSDLYEELTAQQIAFYQFDVGEQKSATIEMRGRYAVFIDMASFPTLAESKRAIAHEIGHCATGCTHQVCSPLDLIEKHEFEANKWATERFLPYDEICTALAEGHIEPWQLAEYFGISEKAIRWALRYYIENRGLRFNVAS, from the coding sequence ATGATTGATTTTTCTGACCTATATGAAGAGTTGACAGCACAGCAAATAGCGTTCTATCAATTTGATGTAGGAGAACAAAAAAGCGCGACAATCGAAATGCGTGGGAGATATGCGGTATTTATAGACATGGCTTCCTTTCCAACGCTCGCCGAATCTAAAAGGGCAATTGCCCATGAAATCGGTCACTGTGCTACCGGATGCACACATCAAGTATGCAGTCCGTTGGATTTGATTGAAAAGCACGAATTTGAAGCAAATAAATGGGCCACCGAACGCTTTCTTCCGTATGATGAAATTTGTACGGCTCTGGCAGAAGGGCATATAGAGCCATGGCAGCTGGCTGAATACTTTGGTATATCGGAAAAGGCGATAAGGTGGGCGCTTCGATACTATATCGAAAACCGTGGTCTTCGGTTTAATGTCGCCTCATAA
- a CDS encoding DUF2800 domain-containing protein — translation MATPTKHARLAPSAADRWMHCPGSVAENENVPRKDTVYTREGTLAHAMGELKLRKYFGLCADGEKRPMGPRKFKTELEKLKSDELYQPEMDGYTDEYVDYIKDLANSFSSKPAVFVEVNLNLSDFVPGSFGQADCILLHGSDLYINDFKYGKGVVVPAENNPQLMLYALGALMAYKDFWQIDSVHMAIIQPRAGGIKEAVITTQELSDWGVFTVRPAAQLAAEKTAEYHSGDWCRWCAAAATCREHATTVTQAVEDFKGCLPPQLTPQEFGDLLHKIDPLLKYAEAAKTYAESALLQGEEIPGWKLVEGRSKRVWDDQTAAFADLTSAGLDDALLWHREPYTLAQIEKQMGKKDFAAAAGTHIVKQPGKPALAEESDSRPAWSPKATAEEDFKDLIKKGDTNNA, via the coding sequence ATGGCGACCCCGACAAAACACGCACGGCTCGCCCCGTCGGCTGCGGACAGATGGATGCACTGTCCCGGAAGTGTAGCGGAGAATGAAAATGTTCCCCGAAAGGACACCGTGTATACCCGAGAGGGCACTCTCGCCCACGCCATGGGCGAGCTAAAATTACGAAAATACTTTGGGCTCTGCGCGGATGGTGAAAAGCGTCCGATGGGGCCAAGAAAATTCAAAACGGAGCTGGAAAAACTCAAATCCGACGAGCTGTACCAACCCGAAATGGACGGGTACACGGACGAATATGTGGATTACATAAAAGACCTCGCAAACAGCTTTTCCAGTAAGCCCGCCGTATTCGTGGAAGTAAACCTCAATTTATCTGATTTTGTACCCGGCTCTTTCGGACAGGCGGATTGCATTCTGCTGCACGGGAGCGACCTCTACATCAATGACTTTAAGTATGGCAAGGGCGTGGTTGTACCGGCTGAGAACAACCCGCAGCTTATGCTGTACGCCCTCGGTGCGCTTATGGCGTACAAGGACTTTTGGCAGATTGACTCCGTACACATGGCAATCATTCAACCGCGCGCAGGCGGAATCAAAGAAGCCGTCATTACCACGCAAGAGCTATCAGACTGGGGTGTATTCACCGTAAGGCCCGCAGCGCAGCTGGCAGCAGAAAAAACCGCTGAGTACCACTCGGGAGACTGGTGCCGTTGGTGCGCTGCAGCAGCCACCTGCAGAGAGCATGCGACCACCGTTACACAGGCGGTAGAGGATTTTAAGGGCTGCTTGCCGCCGCAGTTAACCCCGCAGGAGTTTGGCGATCTACTGCACAAAATCGACCCGCTGCTAAAATACGCAGAAGCGGCAAAGACTTATGCAGAATCTGCTTTGCTGCAGGGCGAAGAAATCCCCGGCTGGAAATTAGTTGAAGGCCGCAGCAAACGGGTGTGGGATGACCAGACGGCCGCGTTTGCGGACTTAACATCCGCCGGCCTTGACGATGCGCTGCTTTGGCACCGAGAGCCTTACACTCTAGCACAGATCGAAAAACAAATGGGCAAAAAGGATTTCGCTGCCGCCGCCGGTACACACATTGTCAAGCAGCCCGGTAAACCTGCGCTCGCAGAAGAATCAGACAGTCGCCCCGCATGGTCGCCAAAAGCGACTGCGGAAGAAGATTTTAAAGATTTAATCAAAAAAGGAGATACAAACAATGCCTAA
- the trxA gene encoding thioredoxin, with protein MAVCKVTKENYKAEVLQSEKPVLIDFWASWCGPCKMLSPVVDEIAEEQNRVKVCKVNVDEQPELAAQFQVMSIPTLAFLKNGQLTAQSVGVRPKSDILQMIEA; from the coding sequence ATGGCTGTATGTAAAGTTACGAAAGAAAATTATAAAGCGGAAGTTCTGCAGTCCGAAAAACCGGTTCTGATTGATTTTTGGGCAAGCTGGTGCGGCCCGTGCAAAATGCTCTCTCCGGTGGTAGATGAAATTGCAGAGGAACAGAACCGTGTCAAGGTCTGCAAAGTCAATGTGGACGAACAGCCGGAGCTTGCGGCGCAGTTTCAGGTCATGAGCATTCCAACGCTGGCTTTCCTGAAAAACGGACAGCTGACGGCACAGTCTGTCGGTGTCCGGCCGAAGTCGGATATTTTGCAGATGATTGAAGCGTAA
- a CDS encoding DUF2815 family protein gives MPNNNPAHIVLKNVRLSYAHLDKPYTGPTGTQDPKYTATILVPKSDPRNKQMIDSAIAAAAQRAQERYGKGFPAQPKVSVHDGDGVRPSDNQPFGDECKGMWVFTASSKQQPDIRDEYGQKLLDMSQIYSGVWAHVGITFFGYNAPQNKGIGVGIETVMKARDDEPLGGGRASADDDFADIIQQNAAPATTPQTAYAQPPAPASQTIVGYDPNTFAPIYG, from the coding sequence ATGCCTAACAACAACCCTGCACATATCGTGCTAAAAAATGTCCGTCTGTCCTACGCCCATCTGGACAAGCCCTACACTGGCCCGACCGGAACGCAGGACCCGAAATATACAGCGACCATTCTTGTCCCAAAAAGTGACCCCAGGAATAAGCAGATGATTGATTCCGCCATTGCTGCCGCCGCCCAGCGCGCGCAGGAGCGTTATGGCAAGGGGTTCCCGGCGCAGCCGAAAGTATCTGTGCATGACGGTGATGGCGTACGCCCATCTGACAATCAGCCTTTTGGCGACGAGTGCAAAGGGATGTGGGTATTTACCGCATCCAGCAAGCAACAGCCGGACATCCGCGACGAATACGGCCAAAAGCTGCTGGACATGAGTCAGATTTACTCTGGCGTATGGGCGCACGTTGGCATTACCTTCTTCGGCTATAACGCACCGCAAAACAAAGGCATCGGTGTGGGTATCGAAACGGTTATGAAAGCGCGGGATGATGAACCCCTGGGCGGCGGCCGTGCATCGGCAGACGATGATTTTGCCGATATCATACAGCAAAATGCCGCGCCCGCTACCACACCACAGACAGCTTATGCGCAGCCGCCTGCTCCTGCAAGTCAGACCATTGTCGGGTATGACCCGAACACCTTCGCCCCAATTTACGGATAA
- a CDS encoding XF1762 family protein, whose amino-acid sequence MKIVESHKTDVDNYIITHHYLRSAPAGARLRLWVKDNSDNVIGAMMWGRPTARTYDYNRILELTRLYLIDDTEHCAESKALGMARKYIRKHLPEIRGLISYSSTGEGHKGTVYLADGWFAVGVTRAAAWNKQGRKNIDKSQKIRWVRSV is encoded by the coding sequence ATGAAAATTGTAGAGTCCCATAAGACCGACGTGGATAATTACATTATTACGCATCATTATCTGCGCAGTGCTCCGGCGGGAGCCAGACTGCGGCTATGGGTAAAGGACAATTCCGACAATGTAATCGGCGCAATGATGTGGGGCAGGCCGACTGCACGTACATATGATTATAATCGCATATTGGAGCTTACGCGGCTGTATTTGATTGACGATACAGAGCACTGTGCTGAGAGTAAAGCCCTCGGAATGGCACGGAAATATATTCGGAAACATCTACCTGAAATCCGAGGGCTAATATCCTATTCGAGCACAGGAGAGGGTCACAAAGGTACAGTCTATCTTGCTGACGGATGGTTCGCTGTTGGTGTTACCCGCGCCGCCGCGTGGAATAAACAAGGGAGGAAAAACATTGATAAATCTCAAAAAATCAGATGGGTACGCAGCGTATAA
- a CDS encoding helix-turn-helix domain-containing protein, protein MPAQWTAELLGKMHMHGITAKLLAEQLGYHPKYVSAVMNGHKEPKKAEQRFNAALDELIKEKEDNQ, encoded by the coding sequence ATGCCTGCACAATGGACAGCCGAATTATTAGGCAAAATGCACATGCACGGTATAACTGCCAAGCTACTTGCAGAACAACTTGGCTACCACCCGAAGTATGTAAGTGCGGTGATGAACGGGCATAAAGAACCGAAAAAAGCCGAGCAAAGATTCAATGCTGCGCTGGACGAGCTTATCAAAGAAAAGGAGGACAACCAGTGA
- the hemB gene encoding porphobilinogen synthase, which yields MDRMRRLRSSEAIRSMVRENAVRTEELIYPLFVEEGTNLKNPIASMPGIFQYSVDRLSEELERVMASGVRALLLFGIPAHKDEVGSGAYDDNGIVQQALRFIKKQYPELLLIADVCLCEYTSHGHCGLVADGKILNDETLPLLTKTAVSYAKAGADIIAPSDMMDKRVAAIRKGLDSAGFTEVPIMAYSAKFASAYYSPFRDAAHSAPGFGDRRTYQMDPANGREALREVEEDIQEGADLIISKPAMAYMDIIRETANHFNIPIVAYNVSGEYAMVKAAAQNGWIDEKKIVMENMVGFKRAGAKMIITYHALDVANWLRELN from the coding sequence ATGGATCGAATGAGAAGACTGCGGTCAAGCGAAGCCATCCGAAGCATGGTGCGCGAAAACGCCGTGCGCACAGAAGAACTGATTTATCCGCTGTTTGTTGAAGAAGGAACTAACCTCAAAAATCCGATTGCCTCCATGCCGGGTATTTTTCAGTATTCCGTTGACCGACTGTCGGAAGAGCTGGAGCGTGTCATGGCGTCCGGCGTGCGTGCCCTGCTTCTGTTTGGAATCCCTGCTCACAAGGACGAAGTCGGCAGCGGTGCTTATGATGACAATGGCATTGTGCAGCAGGCGCTCCGCTTCATCAAAAAACAATACCCCGAACTTTTGCTGATTGCCGATGTGTGTCTGTGCGAATACACCTCTCACGGACACTGCGGACTGGTGGCAGACGGCAAAATTCTCAACGATGAAACCCTGCCTCTGCTGACCAAAACGGCAGTAAGCTACGCCAAAGCCGGTGCCGACATCATCGCCCCCAGCGACATGATGGACAAACGGGTGGCAGCCATCCGCAAGGGGCTGGACAGCGCCGGTTTCACAGAAGTACCCATCATGGCATACAGCGCGAAATTTGCCTCCGCGTACTACTCGCCTTTCCGTGACGCGGCGCACTCTGCCCCCGGCTTTGGTGACCGGCGCACTTACCAGATGGACCCTGCCAACGGCAGAGAGGCCCTGCGCGAAGTGGAGGAGGACATTCAGGAAGGGGCGGATTTGATTATCTCCAAGCCCGCCATGGCGTATATGGACATCATCCGCGAAACCGCCAACCACTTTAATATTCCAATTGTCGCTTACAACGTCAGCGGCGAATATGCCATGGTGAAAGCCGCCGCGCAGAACGGCTGGATTGACGAGAAAAAAATTGTTATGGAAAACATGGTCGGCTTCAAAAGAGCCGGTGCCAAAATGATTATCACCTATCACGCACTGGATGTTGCCAACTGGCTGCGTGAATTAAATTAG
- a CDS encoding LysR family transcriptional regulator, whose amino-acid sequence MTIRDLEIFVAVAESGHMGSAAKRLYISQPTVSHAITQIEETYHVKLFERLSRKLYITEAGEEFLQYARHMLANFADMEQFLRHASEQLCIRIGASLTVGGFFLADMISQYEKENPKIRIRVYIDNSKDIVQKILDGTLDLAVIEGNVHAKDIVTREVYEDEMVLICGKQHPLALKKSVNAEDLRNIDCVLREEGSGTREIFMDFAESRGIPIVEKWVCHSSDSIINIVAAGQGVSLLSKALLLHEDCVVKLPLADTPIERSFRIIYHKDKYLSTALTRLMDALEEQFKRIRPENA is encoded by the coding sequence GTGACCATACGGGATTTGGAAATTTTTGTGGCGGTGGCGGAGTCCGGCCACATGGGGAGCGCGGCAAAGCGGCTGTACATCTCGCAGCCCACGGTGAGCCATGCGATTACACAAATAGAAGAAACGTATCACGTCAAGCTGTTTGAGCGCCTTTCCCGAAAGCTGTATATCACCGAGGCGGGGGAGGAGTTTTTACAGTATGCGCGGCATATGCTGGCAAACTTTGCGGATATGGAGCAGTTTTTGCGCCATGCTTCCGAGCAGCTGTGCATCCGCATTGGGGCTTCCCTGACTGTGGGCGGTTTTTTTCTGGCAGATATGATTTCGCAGTATGAAAAAGAAAATCCGAAGATTCGTATCCGGGTGTATATTGATAATTCCAAGGATATTGTGCAGAAAATTCTGGACGGCACGCTGGATTTGGCGGTCATTGAGGGAAATGTGCACGCAAAGGATATTGTGACCAGAGAAGTGTATGAGGATGAGATGGTCCTCATCTGTGGAAAGCAGCATCCGCTGGCGTTAAAAAAATCGGTCAATGCGGAGGACTTGCGGAACATCGACTGCGTTTTGCGGGAGGAAGGCTCCGGCACACGGGAAATTTTTATGGACTTTGCGGAAAGCCGGGGCATTCCGATTGTGGAAAAGTGGGTCTGCCACAGTTCCGATTCCATCATCAATATTGTGGCAGCCGGGCAGGGGGTTTCGCTGCTGTCCAAAGCGCTGCTGCTGCATGAAGATTGCGTGGTCAAGCTGCCGCTTGCGGATACACCTATTGAGCGCAGCTTTCGTATCATCTATCACAAGGATAAGTATCTTTCCACCGCGCTGACCCGGCTGATGGATGCGTTGGAGGAGCAGTTTAAGCGCATCCGGCCGGAAAATGCATAG
- a CDS encoding helix-turn-helix domain-containing protein, with translation MFIDVLTELCSHAGISAYKLSEQIGLNRSAVAKWKKGATPNGATLNKIADYFDVSIDYLLGDRETKSPTSDSGSGTEDMALDDFTYAFLDESKELTEENKQKLLEMAKFFKMQQDKEKKNSED, from the coding sequence GTGTTTATTGACGTGCTCACTGAATTGTGCTCGCACGCGGGTATAAGTGCCTATAAGTTGAGCGAGCAGATAGGGTTAAACCGTTCAGCTGTAGCCAAGTGGAAAAAGGGTGCTACTCCAAATGGGGCAACTCTAAACAAAATAGCCGATTATTTCGACGTTTCGATAGACTATCTGCTTGGAGACAGAGAAACAAAAAGTCCCACTTCCGATAGTGGAAGTGGGACGGAGGATATGGCTCTTGACGATTTCACCTATGCATTTCTGGATGAGTCAAAAGAATTGACTGAGGAAAACAAACAGAAATTGCTTGAAATGGCCAAATTCTTTAAAATGCAGCAGGACAAAGAGAAAAAGAATTCCGAGGACTGA
- a CDS encoding precorrin-2 dehydrogenase/sirohydrochlorin ferrochelatase family protein yields MAFFPMFVELQGAPCLLVGGGTVALHKAAVLKDFGAKVTVVSPHLCSALQNDRQLICMKKPFDTADLDEKTLVVAATDNQALNRHIAQLCRERNIPVNAVDQAEDCSFIFPAYVKEGDVVAAFTSGGNSPLLAQHLKAQVRQFLTPELAELARFLGSIRPRVKKEIPPGKARRQAFHALLELGLQTHRIPAPAELEAVLAKYRPSSR; encoded by the coding sequence ATGGCCTTTTTCCCCATGTTCGTAGAACTGCAGGGCGCGCCCTGCCTGCTGGTCGGCGGTGGAACAGTTGCCCTGCACAAAGCGGCTGTCCTCAAGGACTTCGGCGCCAAAGTCACGGTGGTTTCCCCACACCTCTGCAGTGCTCTGCAAAACGACAGGCAGCTCATCTGCATGAAAAAGCCGTTTGATACGGCAGACTTGGACGAAAAAACGCTGGTGGTCGCGGCAACGGACAACCAAGCACTGAACCGGCACATTGCGCAGCTCTGCCGTGAGCGAAACATACCCGTGAATGCGGTGGACCAAGCGGAAGACTGCAGCTTTATCTTCCCTGCTTATGTCAAAGAGGGGGATGTGGTCGCCGCGTTTACAAGCGGCGGAAACAGTCCGCTGCTCGCGCAGCACCTAAAAGCACAGGTGCGACAGTTCCTTACGCCGGAGCTTGCAGAGTTGGCACGCTTTCTTGGCAGCATCCGCCCGCGTGTGAAAAAAGAAATCCCACCGGGAAAGGCGCGCAGGCAGGCCTTCCATGCGTTGCTGGAACTAGGTCTGCAAACGCACCGGATACCAGCACCGGCAGAACTGGAAGCGGTACTTGCCAAGTACCGGCCATCCTCCCGGTAA